Below is a window of Neodiprion virginianus isolate iyNeoVirg1 chromosome 4, iyNeoVirg1.1, whole genome shotgun sequence DNA.
TGTTTTGTGACTTAGTTGTCGATTTTCAACGGTCtaataaattacattttcgGAGATCTATTTACCCGACAAGACACATATACACTTAGTGAGTATAGTGTACAATTCATGTCAGATACGAACGATATTAATAACCTCCTTAAATGCACACATTGCTTGTTGACAGATCATACCCTCTTGAACTTTGGAACGTTATTTCCACGTAAACTAAtcttttttgtcgttttttttttagattatttATCAGTTTGCCAAAGAAATATAGGGTTGGAATAACTCGGTACACCGATCCTTCAAATAATACGATACAGATACTTGATAAAAATCTTCGTATATCTGAATAAAGAACATTCATGCAGTAACTCAGACAAGAAAAATCGTCACCTTTCTAGCCCTGAATCAAGttaaagacaaaaataatgattaaccgctaaatttacaataattagtTTGCAATAAATCTCACTTGACGCATCGTATTTCAAGGTACACGAGGGTATTATAACTCTGTGCAcatttcatttcctttttttcaaatttcgtcaCAAAAGAATCAAGCTGTTTGAACAAATAAATGGAGATACGTTTTATTACGAAAAGATTGCTCTTCCAGATGATATCAATTTcgtatcaaaattttataaaccCCAAATTTTACAGTGCAAAATCGAAAAAGCGTCCCGAGGTATAACATTTTCCCCTACTTTCACGGGGTATCGCCGCATGGATCGTAATCGGTTTATCAGAAACCCGTACGCTAGGAAGCGACAACGAGTCAACGAGCCGCTGAGTCGTTGAATCGTTGAGTCTGAATCGGCATCTCGTTGAATCACCAGCAGCTCCGAAGCACTCGGCGTCTGACAAAGATTAACGATTGCTTTATTGGCCGCCTAAAACGTCGTTTGTTCCCGTCGAGGCAACTTTTCTCTGACCACTCTGTTTTCGGGATCCCTTTTCTACTCGTGCGCACAATTATCTCCGTAGTCACCGTCGTTCAACTACGGCAGGCAAGAAAGTTTTCGTTCCTGGGGTGGAATGGAAAAGTAACGGgaatattttaacatttttataaaaatctgaGCACCTTAGAGTCACGCCATTGACGTCGAACCAGTCGAAGAGACCAGCACGAAGGTTCGTTAAATCGAGTCTCGTAATGTCGACTAATTCGACGTGATTCATTTAAATCGTTGAGCAGTGGCGAAAAACGAAATTCAAGAATTACGTCTCACAGATCTTCGAACCTTTCGTTAGACGCTGAATCTTTCCTTTGCCAAGACTTGGCATGAAATCTGGCTTCGatacaataaataaagataagaTAATAATTATCGGCAGTTTCGATTTCTACGGGTTAGCAAACCCGTAGAGCCCGTGAAATTCTTCGATCTGATCATTTCAGCAAATATATTTGCGCGAACGCCAGCGCCGCAAGAACCCTATGCCAGAAATAATGATATGCTCTACTAACGAGATACGACGATTTCGTGCTGTGGGAAGAATGCCGGTAAATTCCTCGCGAGTTTCATGTATAGTAAAATTATTCTTGGAAATAAAGAATCACGTGTTTGTATAGTGCACGCATGCGCGGTTCCGTAACGCGACGTCATGTAATCGGGCCCAAAGCAGACACACCGGTGGCGATAGAACGTAGCCTGCCACCGTTATACGAAACATGAGAGAGGGAATCACGAAGACCAGAGACTGGAGAGAATCAGAGGCCCACGATGTAACTCGAGTCGGTATTCGAGCAACGAACGTTTCCACCTAGTCAAAGCCGTTTCCATCACTCGACTGGTTCCTGTCAAATTGGGGCACAATTGTCGCCTTGACTGTTCCTAATTTTCTCCGAACTTCAGTCTCACGCCACATCGATCGTACTCGATATTTATCATTCTACGAAAATTGGGCTGCAGCAAAGGAGTTTTTTAGTTTCAGGTTTCTCGCTCGACAActgctgaaattttcaatacacgTAGGTATGAAAAGTAGTGTCCcctaattttcgaaaacgcTTGGCGCTTAAAAGGTCTTTCAAAAATCTGTCACTTTAGCCGATCAGGTAAGCGGTTGTCGCAGGCCGAGCGTACTTGGGATAGAAACCGCAGTAAGTGCATGAAGATTGCTCCATGTCTACTATTAATTTTCAGTACACACGTCATGCATGAATTTGCAAGTCCCACCTGATTACGAAGTTCGGTGAGACCCGAACTGCACGGATATTGTTAGGCCCTATCAGCCAGATTGAACAACTTGCGGGACCTTAACGAACCAGTTTCCACAAAGCGCACACCGTTGTATAGCCGTGCAAGCGTGCCACGCGCGTGTAGGCGTACCCGCATACCGACCGCGTAATATGGATCGGCACCGGTCCTCGATTAATTAAGTCCtttaataaattgtaaaaataaggCGTCCGCGCCGCGGCAGCTCACACACACGACATACGGAGCGGAGGTGAGAGAGATGACGCTCTCCCGGGGTCCGTTTGGGCCCGCGAAATCTGTTCCCCGGCGTGCAAGCTGGGAGTTCGCGAACGCACACTCTTCGCTGGTTTTCGACTTACTTTTATTTTGTCTGTGCTGTACGGTGCTTGCCCGAGCTCGCGGCGCTGCTGCTGCTCTAAGGGCGAAAATGGTTCATGGCCGTTCCCCGCACAAGCCTCTCCGctacttctacttcttctccttctccttattccttcttcttcttcttcttcttcttcttcttctttctctttttctcacaGCCATGCACGCCGAGGTTCTGCAGCCACCGCGAATCCCGTGCCGTGATACGCCAGACCTGACCCTGCgggttttcttttattcgatTAACGACTATTTGCTCCAGGACGATCATGTTGTGAAACATtcgataacaataacaacCTCCGACGCTTCACCTGCACTTAGTATCGTGGACCTTTTTATAATCTCTTCGGACTTCGTTGATCATCGCGGATGAGCCTGGGAAAGTGCGGCGATTACGTCTAAAAGACAAAGGAAATGGTAAAAGGATAATGCCACAGGAAACCCGATAGCCGAAGAGTACTTCAAATTTAATAACGCAATCTCACATGGCAGTATCAACTGTTTGTGTAGTGTGGATTGTACGAAATATTACCTTTCAGTAACTCGATACTGTAATAACAAGTAGATGGAATTTCTCTTTAACTAATAACTGCAAACCACGAGCCAACAAACCttgaattatatatttaaatcaGATATTACAATAACGGTTGATACACTGGTTTTCGACTCAAAAAATAGCCAATCTATTCTACCTTTAAAAAAATCCGTCCAGCCGTGCTGAACCGTGAATCTTGTTCCGTGCAGACGCTTGATCTTTGGTTGTGCACGATCACTTGATCAGCTTGCATTAcataaaatctgaaaatagtAGCCAATCAAAAAAGAGTGACAATATGCGTAGCGAATACTCAAAGAATTTCCAACAATTATCAGAGCTACGCTGATGAACTAGTCATTTTTTTCGAGGTGCTATTTCGCGACTAGTGAAATTATCACTAGTCAGAAGATTTAACCCGGTGCcatatatataatcatatgATCTCGATGATCTTCATTCACATAATGGGATCGGCATCGAACTAGTGAATTCGCGGGTTAATCAGGCCCCGAATTTTCGTCGGATTGATCCAGGCGTGTCAAGGAGCCTGTGTTCCCGCTTGGCTTCACGGGCACATCTCGAGATGTCAAATGGAGGCTTGAACAATTCAAAGTGAAGTCCAGAGCGACGCTAACCCCGGGGCAGCAGCCGCGACCCTCCTGCCCTACCGTCGCGGGTCGGTCCTTCTTGTCCTTAGCGACATCCTTCGGCTTCGCTGCGGATCTTCCTTCCTCGCCTTCCTCCTGGCCGTGGTACCTCATCGCAATCCTTATTACATGCGTTACCTCCGGACTCGGGCTTCGTGACGATCGCCGGATTTCCGTCTTCTTGCGAATATTTATTCGCAGATTGTTCGAAACCTCTGAACAAGTGCAGTCCTTGCGTTGGTTCCCGTTGGCTTTTCGGGTCGACCTTCTTGACCTTCCTCTTGAATAACCGGGCCCTGTTCGGAGACAATACAGTGACAATCCAGATGGTGGGATATATAGGAGAAAAGAATCACGAAGAAAGGAGAATTTACGGACCTTCAATTATCCTCCGGGTAGATTCCTCGAGATCCGTGAACTCTCTCGAACACTTTGATGAGGATCCTTTGTTTCGCTTTGATCTTTGAGTTTCCGTCTGACCTCTGACGGCGACAACCTTTCTCAGAAGCTCATCCATGATGTCGTCCTTGTCATAGCTATTGCCGTCGAGTGTTCTGGCCGACTCTTGAGATTGGCATCGAGAGATCGCCTGGGAGTCGATCAGGGGTATCGGAGAATCGGGAAGCTGTAGCGAGGTGATGGTAAGAAATGCCGGAGCGTCATCTTTCATACGGTCGAGCCACTGCGTCACGCTACGATAGCTATTGAAGTAAAAATCCTATATAATTATCGAGGGCAATAAAATCGTCGAGGTTCCCTGCCTGCAACAGATCGGTTTACCTAATTTACATGGCGACTTTTCGCCTGGTCAAGCACCGATCCGATACCGGTCCTAGacaaaaaattagaagcaaGGTTGACAAATTGCTCGAGATAAGTGTTTGACGGTTCAAGAGGGAAAGAAATGCGAGTGAAAATGGAACATCGATATAATATGTAAAGCTTATACCCCACGCGATATTCGTCGTCGAGGaccttatatttttttgtcttcttcaCCAAAGGCAAGAAATTGgagtgtatatttttatcgcacCTGcgaaacgttaaaaaattgcaTCGAAGTTGCTAGCCTTGTACAGCCACTGCTGTTATGGTCAGCTTCGAAATATTATAACAGGCTAGTCGAGACTGTGTGGAGGGGATCGGCAATCGAGATTAAGTACAAATACCAACTGGGGTAGCCATTATTGATGTCTGTTATACACAAGGCGTTACTTTGGTGAGCTGGAACTCAATTTTCCGAGCGGTCCGATTTTGCATTCTCAAACATCACAGCCACGAAGTTGTCAATGCGATTCGAAATTCAAGGCATCCTAGCTGTGATAAGACCGAAGGTACCTGTAACGTAGGCTAATGATCACCTCATATATTGTTACGTAGAAACTTTTACAGACAAAGGGCATCTGCATGATCTGGCCTGATCAGTTTACACGAGTTACGAAACCATTAAATTTTACTACACTTAATTATAGACTTGAAGCGACTCGTACGATTGCCGAGTCAGCGAAACAAGTTGCCAGCATATAAATCCACAGAGCGAAACCTGATATAATTCTTGAGATTCGTACTGCAtaatttattgacaaaaaaaaaaaaaaatacagtttcttTTACACAtagcaaaaataaattctggGCTCAACGAGGCTTGAACAGATCAAAGCCGTCGACAAGGATTATTATTTGCATCACAGTAATTAACTGCCTGTATATTCGACATCGGTATATTAACCAGAGAATGAaaagatatacatataataaagGGAAGTGAAAAAGAGTGTGGGAGAAGTGAGAATTCGGTTCGCCCGCTTGTTTAAAATTCACCGCGTGTTACCTTGACGTTTTCCGCGCTGGTCCAATCAGCGGCGGGGAAGGCCTGCGCCGCGGATAGCAGACGTGACGCGCTGGCGATGACCGAGACCGGTCTTTCGCGTCTCTTGGATCCTCAAGGGTCAGCCGTCGAATGTAGAGGCCCGGGACCTCCTCCGCAAGAAGTTGTCTCCCTCCGTACGAAGCCACAGTGATCACTGACCACCAACTCCTACGTGGTCTACCTTCGTTCCCTTTATTCCTACCGAGTTCACCACAAACATTACGCGAACTCCGCTAACAGTTGGTCGGATATCTGGCTTGCGGCACTGTTATAGATGATTCGTTCAGCTCAAGACTTCCTTGGCCCTCGCCATGCcctgtgaaataaaatacaggTTCAAAGGATTGAGCATTTTGAAACATTGTCTATCGACAATACGTCAATGGATTATTGATTCAAGTGTTAGAGGAAACTTTAAGCTATAAGCCTATTATTTATAATGACCCATCAATGACACTTGGTCGTTGGATAAATGCCAATTGCCTGGGTGTTGCTTTGATGTATAAGTCGTCGGTTCATCAACTAAACGAAGTCTTGTGGGGGTAGCCGGACACGTTTTCAACTGAAGAATCGGACCTTCAATGGACATGGAAGTTGAGAATAATCATCTTGTTGTACTAACGAATAATCTGCGTCTGTTCATCTTCAAGTGATTATCGTCAATCGCGGATGAGCAATAACATGAAATCAAATCATTACAAATACCGTTTGAAAAGATGTTTGATTGCCAATAAAGTTAACTTGCAGGATCTTTAATTTAATAACAGAGGGAACAACCAAAGCAGACCCACACGTCCATATACAGACAGCTAGGCACGGTAACTCGGCGTAACTTGGAGGGGTTATAAGTGAAGTTTTAGGTCAGTTTTGAAGTCTGGTTCACGTGCTATGCCGCACTGCGCCTGTGGCGTGCAACCGGACTGACACACCAGCATGCTGCTTGCAAAACACAAACTTCCAACCTCACGATTCCTCCGCGTTGCGTCAGTTGCGATGATTTTCTCCGTCACAAGTTTACACACTCCATGCACGTGTGTGTTTATACCTAAAATGTGGGTAACGTCAATTCACGAAAGGCTGAAACACCCATTTTCACCTCCGAAACAGCGTCGTGATATCCCTGCAACTATACGGCGGTTACCCGGTTGTTTCCTCAACTGTAAGAACCTCGCTTCGTCATGACTAATGCCGGGGCGAACCAATCGTACTGAAAGCAAGACTCGGGTTGATATTAGCCGATTTCCCACAGACACCTTCTTCTTAAAATATGTTCAATATATGTTGAAGACCACAACTGATGATTTATTTCTTTGCTTCAACGCGACAAGACCTGTCGCGAGAAGGCTTGCGTATGCCGGAGGATTCCGGCCGCTTGATCCTCTGGGAGAAACCGAGTTTAAACCTTGTTTAGCGaactattttgaattttagtaTTTTCGGTTGGCCGCTGCCAAGGTGTGGGATAGATTAGTTACGTCTCTTATGTAGCTGTCAGCTAGTTGCCGCGGGCGGTGAGCCGAACCGCCCGTAGCCATTGCTGCTGCCGccgacaacgacgacgacgacgacgacgacgtctgAGTCACAGAGCTTCGCTGGACCACCGGGGTGTCGGTTCAGTCAGGATAAATATGTAATGTAGACCTGCCGATCGAAGATAAACGGATTTGGGTATCGCGGTTACGCGCCGCGTTCCCCTGCATGCTGTGTAAATTCGGCATGTAACCCCGCGACGGTGAATTGGCGAACGAATTGATCTAACGTGGTGGTTGCCTTTCAGGAAAAATTACCAACGAAAAGAATGGCACGGAAAAACATGTTTATTGATCATTTTCAACAGGCATTGACGATGTTGTCGagatggattgaaaaaaacgtcgaaatttcacatttcatgTGGGTACCTATTGCAGCAATTTGTTACGCATGAGAATGATAAAATTGTGTGCACATCATAATATGTTCATTAATCAATGTCTTAATCAATCAAATATAGCTGCTTCATGAAAGCTATTAGCGAgatttaagaaaaaagaaacagggtgggaagaaaaaaatccgtGCCAAGTTTGGCTGCACATATTCGGTCAAAAATTCGTTCACATGTGTTGGAATGCCTTAATTCTTGGTCAAAGTAGACCGCGGGCTGATCCGTGCGAGACGTCGTCGTATATAGTCGGCTCTTCGAGGAATATGTTTACATTAACCGAGAGCGAAAAagcgtaaaaataaaatacgcgAACCGCTTAACGAGTTTGGCTTTCGTTCTTCTCATTTCCTTCGTTCTCAACTCCTCTTTTTAG
It encodes the following:
- the LOC124302656 gene encoding uncharacterized protein LOC124302656, giving the protein MHFRNLKSEHRDLWSIGISANHEGVLESMTLLKQDKRDPNCFRINITLREILQSLTRYRSVTQWLDRMKDDAPAFLTITSLQLPDSPIPLIDSQAISRCQSQESARTLDGNSYDKDDIMDELLRKVVAVRGQTETQRSKRNKGSSSKCSREFTDLEESTRRIIEGPGYSRGRSRRSTRKANGNQRKDCTCSEVSNNLRINIRKKTEIRRSSRSPSPEVTHVIRIAMRYHGQEEGEEGRSAAKPKDVAKDKKDRPATVGQEGRGCCPGVSVALDFTLNCSSLHLTSRDVPVKPSGNTGSLTRLDQSDENSGPD